In Actinomycetes bacterium, the genomic stretch CGCCGCCACCACGGCCAAGCAGGTCATCCTGCAGCGGCTGCGCGAGGCCGAGGACGAGGTGACGTTCGGCGAGTTCGCCGGCCGCGAGGGCGACCTGGTCTCGGGGGTGATCCAGCAGGGCAGCAACCCGCGGGACGTGCTCATCGACCTGGGCAAGGTCGAGGGCGTGCTGCCGCCGGCCGAGCAGGTGCCCGGAGAGAGGTACACCCACGGGGAGCGGCTGCGCTGCTACGTGATCGCCGTCCGGCGCGGCCAGCGCGGCCCACAGATCACGCTGTCGCGCACGCACCCGAACCTGGTGCGCAAGCTGTTCGCCATGGAGGTCCCCGAGATCGCCGACGGGACCGTCGAGATCGTCGCGATCGCCCGCGAGTCGGGGCACCGCAGCAAGATCGCCGTCCGCTCGCACCGGGCCGGGGTCAGCGCCAAGGGTTCCTGCATCGGGCCGATGGGGGCGCGGGTGCGGGCGGTCATGGCCGAGCTGCACGGCGAGAAGATCGACATCGTGGACTGGTCGGAGGACCCGGCCGAGTTCGTGGCGCAGGCGCTGTCGCCGGCCCGGGTGGACAAGGTCGAGGTGGTCGACCTCGCGGCCCGCGCCGCGAAGGTGACCGTGCCCGACTACCAGCTGTCGCTGGCCATCGGCAAGGAGGGCCAGAACGCCCGGCTGGCGGCCCGCCTCACCGGCTGGCGCATCGACATCCACGGGGACGCCGGCGACACCGTGGGCGCCCCCGGCGCGCCTGTGGCGCCCGCCGACGTCTGATCCCGGGGTAGACTGCTCCGTGACCGGTCGTCCGGACGACGCGGCACGCCCGCTTCGCACCTGCGTGGGCTGCCGCCGGACGGCGACCAAGGTCGAACTGCTGCGCCTGGTGGTGATCGAGGGGTCAGTGACCCCCGATCCCCGTGGGCGGCTGGCTGGGCGGGGCGCGTGGCTGCACCCCGATCCGGACTGCCTCGATCGTGCCGAGCGGCGTCGGGCGTTTCCGCGGGCCTTCCGCCTGCCGGGGCCGCTCGACCTGACGCTGCTGCGGGCCGCCGTCGAGGAGCGGGTTGACCAGGTCACCAACGGCGTCCCAGCCGGGTCGTCGGCCGAGTCGGAAGCGAGTCGAGAAGCACGATGAGCCAGCGATGAGCGCGCAGCGATGAGCAGGTCCGCGTACTGACAGTCCGTGCCC encodes the following:
- the nusA gene encoding transcription termination factor NusA; protein product: MDIDLAAMKALVQEKEISFDLLVTAIESALLVAYHHTEGAQPHARVHLDRATGHVAVLAHDTDEHGALLGEYDDTPEGFGRIAATTAKQVILQRLREAEDEVTFGEFAGREGDLVSGVIQQGSNPRDVLIDLGKVEGVLPPAEQVPGERYTHGERLRCYVIAVRRGQRGPQITLSRTHPNLVRKLFAMEVPEIADGTVEIVAIARESGHRSKIAVRSHRAGVSAKGSCIGPMGARVRAVMAELHGEKIDIVDWSEDPAEFVAQALSPARVDKVEVVDLAARAAKVTVPDYQLSLAIGKEGQNARLAARLTGWRIDIHGDAGDTVGAPGAPVAPADV
- a CDS encoding YlxR family protein, which produces MTGRPDDAARPLRTCVGCRRTATKVELLRLVVIEGSVTPDPRGRLAGRGAWLHPDPDCLDRAERRRAFPRAFRLPGPLDLTLLRAAVEERVDQVTNGVPAGSSAESEASREAR